The Chaetodon auriga isolate fChaAug3 chromosome 4, fChaAug3.hap1, whole genome shotgun sequence region GCACCACGTGGTCAGAAGGTTGACCCTCTTCCTGTAGTGGGTCTCGTCGCCCTTGGTGACAAGACCCACTAGAGTTGTGTCGTCCACAAACTTCACTATGTGATTGGTGCTGTAGGTTGTTGTGCAGTTGTGTGTCAGCAGGGTGAAGAGCAGGGGACTGAGCACACAGCCTTGGGGGGCCCCTGtgctcagtgtgatgctgcttGAGGTGTTGTTGCCGACCCGTACTGCTTGTGACCTCTGACTGAGGAAGTCCAGCAGCCAGTTACAGAGGGAGGTGCTGCGCCCCTGTTtgtcaagtttgcagatgagtTGTTGTGGTAttatggtgttgaatgctgaactgaagtctAAACATTCAACACCAGCTTTCAAGTTTTGTTTACACTGGATGCCAAACTACCCAGGATGTGATAATCCTGTGGAggggttacacacacacacacacacacacacacacacacacacacacacacacacacacacacacacacacataatttgCATAATTTTGTTTCCTCCATCTTCAGCTATCAAATCCCACCTTGTGATTTATCCATAACTCAAAATAGACTGTCATCGTTTCAGCTGGCCTGAGGTCCCAAACCAGTCAAAATATGGGTGCAGAACCGTCTTTGGCTCCTTCAGAAGCCCGTTTATGACCCACAGTTCTTGTCATAGTCACATCCAATTATCATGACGGAGACGTGTGAGGACTCCAAATGAGGGGCAGCAAGGCCATCTAGTGGTTCTAAGTGGGAACGGCGTGTTTGGGGCTGATGAAACGGTTCAAACCTGCCAGTAATTTGAAAGGAAGTCGTTAATTCATTTGTTGCTAAGTAGAAACACTTGTTGcgcattttctgctgctgcccacAAACCAGCGCTGGATACCGCCTGTCGACAGAGGCACGTCAACGCATCTTTTAattgaaaagagagagagagagagagagagagagagagagagagaagatgactAGCACTACTGAAATGTATTTAGGGGGTAGAAAAGGATTTTTTTGTAATCAGCGCTCTTTACACAGTTATTCTAAACCTCAAGGACATTATGTGAAAAGCTAGATATAGTAAATAACACACTTGGGTCAAACGTCTTCAAGGAAACACTTTTCCgcacaaacactgtattttttgGAGAGAATATCATCTTCAGGCTCTCAGTTTTCTGATTTGATTTTCGTCCAGCTTGACTGACACCTGCAGCGCAGCCTCTCCACGGATCGCCACAGACGGCGAGTGGAAGATGCTCTCACCGTCTCTCTCCGAGGAGCGTCTTTATTATCTGTGAAGGCACAGAGCGCACCGGTCTGCTCACAGTCAAACTAAACGCTTGAGCTGGAAAAGATTGAACTACTTCAAATGGGATAACTGGGATCcctcagaaaaagaaaaaaaaaaatcatttcgTCTCCACGCTGCTTCAGATGCGTTTTACCTGGAAAGCAAACACTTGGTAATAGCTTCTCCTGAACTTGGATACTTTAGATTTTTCCGATGGATTTTTTATACGATTCTAATTTTTCTCTCGGACACACGAATTCAACAACAGGTAGGTCCAACAAGCAGCGCACAGGTCATGTAATCTAATTAGAGCGTCGTCGACCACCTTGCAAGCATCACAACTGCATTCAACATGAGTTTAAACTACAAAAATCAAAtggatgtatttatttactctttctcgttttttttttctttctgtctcctgaagtTGTCTTGTATCCATTTTAACTGCACAAGCCTTCATAGACTATTGCACAAATTCAGGCTGCAGtgaattatgtttttttcttttacatttatgtgactgtgtttaaaatgtgctaTCACTTATCCATGGCAGCCTGTGTAAAGGTCTGACAGCATATGAATCATTACATCTTttccccatcatcatcatcatcatcatcatcatcatcattatcatcatgtctttgctttgtgctgtgttgaaagagccaacaaacacacacacgcacatggaaacatacatacacacaaatgattTATTTCCTCATTGAAATTATCCGACACCCTAAaaacaagaggcagaaaatTTGCTGTCTGATAATAGATCTGCCTAATAATCCCCTGACCAACCAGAATACAGTTAGTATGATTCTGCTGCTCTTGCCAATACACTGGGACAAAATGACTGTGTTACATACAGTTACAATCTAAGATTTCATTTCTCACAACATGATTAAATACAATGTAAAATACAGTGCGATTCTCCTCAAAGTTTTTGCTTCTTGTCTCCAGCTGCAGATGGGGTCCGTCACTGCAGTGCCATCCTCCCTGTCATCTTTGGCATCATCTGCTTTCTGGGCATCATAGGGAACTGTATTGTCATCTACACAATCATGAAGAAGACCAAGTGCCGTGCCAGACAAACTGTTCCGGACATCTTCATCTTAAATTTGTCAATTGTAGATCTCCTGTTTCTCCTCGGGATGCCATTTCTCATCCACCAGTTGCTTGGCAATGGTACCTGGCACTTTGGAGCAGCAATGTGTACGGTCATCACTGCTCTCGACTCCAATAGCCAGATTGTCAGTACTTATATCCTCACCGCAATGACTCTTGACCGTTACTTGGCTACGGTCCATCCCATTCGCTTCAATTATGTCCGCACACCTTGTGTGGCAGCGCTGGTCATTGGCCTGGTGTGGGGTCTGTCCTTACTCACTATCATCCCTGTGTGGATGTACGCAGGCCTGATGCCTCTCCCAGATGGCCTGGTGGCCTGTGCTCTGCTTCTGCCTGACCCAGTCACTGACACATACTGGTTTACACTTTACCAGTTCTTCTTGGCATTTGCTATACCTTTGGCCATCATCTGCCTGGTGTTCTTCAAGATCCTGCAGCACATGTCCACCAGTGTGGCACCGCTGCCTCCACGGAGTTTGAAGGTGCGCACCAGGAAGGTGACCCGGATGGCAGTGGCCATCTGCCTGGCTTTCTTCATCTGCTGGGCCCCTTATTACATCCTTCAGCTGGTCCATCTAGGGGTGCAGAACCCAAGCCTTGCTTTCTCCTATGCCTACAACATAGCCATTAGCATGGGCTACGCTAACAGTTGCATCAACCCATTCCTCTACATTATCCTAAGTGAAACCTTTAAGAGGCAGTTCCTCAGGGCCGTACGCCCGGTTAATAGAAAGTTCCGTGTGAACCCGAGCACCACAGATGGTGGCAGTGTAAGTGTGAGAATGGTACCTGAAGGGGCTCAGCAGGAAGAGCCATCCTGTGGGGAGATGATACCATCCAATGTGACCccacaatgaaaaagaaaaaaataataataaatttaaCTTAGTGTGCAACAGTGCATACCGAAAGTTTTTAGACCCCTTTCaagttttgtacattttgtacaatACTCCACAATGGAAGGTTTTTGGAGTATTCtgttaatttattaaaaattaaagactgaaaaagcCCATTTACTAGCTCAATTGCtagtattaaaaaaaagggtCACGACACAAACAATTGAACTCTGGTGCATCCTACTTCTGTGTGCCTATTTGAATTCACTGGACATATTAGGAAGGACACACATATAAGTTTTCACAAGGTCTATATAAGGTCTTACAGTTGGTTGTTACGTAAGCTGAATGACtcttaaaacaataaaagccaaATCCTCTGGTCTGGTGAAACGAAGACAACAAAGTGGTCACGATTCTCAGTGGCGTACCAGGCA contains the following coding sequences:
- the mchr1a gene encoding melanin-concentrating hormone receptor 1, which translates into the protein MDFLYDSNFSLGHTNSTTAADGVRHCSAILPVIFGIICFLGIIGNCIVIYTIMKKTKCRARQTVPDIFILNLSIVDLLFLLGMPFLIHQLLGNGTWHFGAAMCTVITALDSNSQIVSTYILTAMTLDRYLATVHPIRFNYVRTPCVAALVIGLVWGLSLLTIIPVWMYAGLMPLPDGLVACALLLPDPVTDTYWFTLYQFFLAFAIPLAIICLVFFKILQHMSTSVAPLPPRSLKVRTRKVTRMAVAICLAFFICWAPYYILQLVHLGVQNPSLAFSYAYNIAISMGYANSCINPFLYIILSETFKRQFLRAVRPVNRKFRVNPSTTDGGSVSVRMVPEGAQQEEPSCGEMIPSNVTPQ